One Gimesia aquarii DNA segment encodes these proteins:
- a CDS encoding MJ1477/TM1410 family putative glycoside hydrolase, translating to MNHLSHLLYLFFIFTPILLHGEERITLNARSMTYVLQADKLASSRNEAVKRLASSGRDLIVLDYAYNTDINGLWTSDEIESIRKGKFGRKVVAYISIGEAEDYRPYWQSHWDTNQDGQPDKGAPSFLNTLNSDWEGNYKVRYWHRSWQNIILKYVDEIKNQGFDGIYLDIVDAFEFYEYDAKNNKWVDNRINPATGNTYRQDMIAWVRKIALHARKTKPHFLIIPQNAAQLLTEPEYVNSIDSIGIEDLFTTGNKKQKQDHIEGMIRFLKNIQRVRKPVFLIEYGKKKVVREYSSKSAKSNDMFLLLTNRNLSILGIAVSED from the coding sequence ATGAATCACCTTTCTCACTTATTATATTTGTTTTTTATCTTTACACCAATTCTTCTCCATGGGGAGGAAAGAATCACTTTAAATGCAAGGTCAATGACTTACGTCCTTCAAGCTGACAAACTTGCCTCTTCTAGAAATGAGGCGGTCAAGAGACTGGCATCGAGCGGACGTGATCTCATCGTTTTAGATTATGCGTATAATACAGATATAAATGGATTATGGACTTCAGATGAAATTGAGAGTATTCGTAAAGGTAAGTTTGGTCGCAAAGTTGTTGCGTACATTTCTATCGGTGAGGCCGAAGATTACCGTCCCTATTGGCAAAGTCATTGGGATACAAACCAGGACGGCCAGCCTGACAAAGGAGCACCGTCATTTTTGAATACCCTTAATTCAGATTGGGAAGGAAACTATAAGGTACGTTATTGGCACAGGTCGTGGCAGAATATCATCCTGAAATATGTAGATGAAATCAAGAATCAAGGATTTGATGGGATTTACCTGGATATTGTCGATGCCTTTGAATTCTACGAATATGACGCGAAGAACAATAAATGGGTGGACAATCGAATAAACCCTGCAACCGGCAATACCTACCGTCAAGACATGATTGCATGGGTCCGCAAGATTGCACTACATGCGCGTAAAACCAAACCTCACTTTTTAATCATTCCTCAAAATGCGGCACAACTATTGACAGAGCCCGAATATGTAAATTCCATAGATTCAATCGGTATTGAGGATCTCTTCACAACTGGAAATAAAAAACAGAAGCAGGATCACATCGAAGGAATGATCAGATTCCTCAAAAATATTCAAAGAGTCCGCAAGCCTGTCTTTCTCATTGAATATGGAAAGAAGAAAGTTGTGAGAGAGTATTCAAGCAAGAGTGCAAAATCAAATGATATGTTTCTGTTACTCACAAACCGAAATCTCTCAATTTTAGGAATTGCTGTAAGTGAGGACTGA
- a CDS encoding xylose operon transcription regulator XylR → MAYRPQIAVLVETSKTYGRGIIEGISQYVRSHRHWSIFINERGLDDPLPEWIEQRPTDGILLRTSNATVFDAVKKLKIPTVSLGEIYDPHFPIVHTNDRRLAILAAQEFLHRGYKTIGFAGIQGTTWSDIRYQAIVNFLDQSIFHSCCDPSNAEGGLLDWPTHQAELTKWLQEIPKPVGIIAAYDVIGVRVLDVCNELGIAVPAEVAVIGIDDDQYLCELANPPLSSVAHSLQEIGYRACSVLDQIMQGGAVPDEPILIEPQGVIARQSSDIFAIDDPLIAKAIQYIRDHACDGINVNDVLKRFPLTRATLTRRFEKYIGHSAKEEIMRLQMIRVKELLTETDFNLEKIAKLSGYNHVEHMSTIFKTKNAITPGKYRERSKTES, encoded by the coding sequence ATGGCTTATCGACCGCAGATTGCTGTTCTTGTGGAAACATCCAAAACATATGGGCGCGGGATTATTGAAGGAATTTCCCAATATGTAAGGAGCCATCGGCACTGGTCTATTTTTATCAACGAACGAGGTTTGGATGATCCTTTACCTGAGTGGATTGAGCAACGCCCCACTGATGGAATCTTGTTAAGAACTTCCAATGCGACTGTGTTTGATGCAGTCAAGAAACTCAAGATTCCCACAGTTTCACTTGGGGAAATATATGATCCCCATTTTCCCATCGTACACACGAACGATCGACGCCTGGCGATTTTGGCCGCACAGGAATTTCTACATCGAGGTTATAAAACAATCGGTTTTGCGGGTATTCAGGGCACAACCTGGTCAGACATTCGATATCAAGCTATCGTCAATTTTCTAGATCAATCAATATTTCACTCCTGCTGTGATCCATCGAACGCTGAAGGTGGCCTCTTAGACTGGCCAACTCATCAAGCGGAATTGACAAAGTGGCTCCAGGAAATTCCCAAACCAGTAGGGATCATTGCAGCTTATGATGTCATCGGTGTTCGGGTGTTAGATGTTTGCAATGAACTTGGGATTGCCGTTCCAGCCGAAGTTGCCGTCATTGGAATTGATGATGATCAGTATCTTTGCGAACTTGCAAATCCACCATTGAGCAGTGTTGCACACAGTCTTCAGGAAATAGGATATCGTGCATGTTCCGTTTTGGATCAAATTATGCAAGGAGGAGCAGTACCAGATGAGCCAATTTTGATTGAACCACAAGGTGTGATTGCGCGTCAGTCGAGTGATATTTTTGCCATCGATGATCCACTCATTGCAAAAGCAATTCAATACATTCGCGATCATGCCTGTGATGGAATCAATGTGAATGACGTGTTAAAAAGATTCCCATTAACAAGAGCCACATTGACACGCCGATTCGAAAAGTATATTGGGCACTCTGCCAAAGAAGAAATCATGCGATTGCAAATGATTCGTGTAAAAGAACTGCTGACGGAAACCGATTTCAATCTGGAGAAAATTGCAAAGCTCTCTGGATACAATCACGTCGAACACATGAGCACAATCTTTAAAACCAAAAATGCAATCACCCCAGGCAAATATCGCGAAAGGTCAAAAACAGAATCTTGA
- a CDS encoding DUF1559 domain-containing protein: MKSLTRRRGFTLIELLVVIAIIAILIALLLPAVQQAREAARRSTCKNNLKQIGLALHNYHDVHRTFPPAISAQNDDANGYTEQGNWGWPAYCFPFLDQAALYNQMDVSGQSLAQALADPVLASVAATPLPVFLCPSDPKPAINDSRRIRDSANQPHFLAGSNYVGSSGHNMARMVEPVGTEFWNRPTGVFFKNSNVRIRDIIDGTSNTILVGERVYGKLPVAASNNGRSGSAFGASGSTGDWRGIPDVSFAAGVPMNDPLHWAFDRATSSQHVGGLHFLLCDGSVRFVSENVNQGGGGWGHDNAIYELLCAINDAEVIGEF, translated from the coding sequence ATGAAAAGCTTGACCAGGCGTCGTGGTTTTACGCTCATTGAATTGTTGGTAGTCATTGCCATTATTGCCATTCTGATTGCTTTGTTGCTTCCTGCAGTGCAACAGGCCCGAGAAGCTGCTCGAAGGAGTACATGCAAAAATAACCTGAAACAGATTGGTTTGGCACTCCATAACTATCATGATGTACACCGCACTTTCCCTCCTGCAATTTCAGCACAAAATGACGATGCGAATGGGTATACAGAGCAAGGAAACTGGGGATGGCCCGCTTACTGCTTCCCATTTCTTGATCAGGCTGCATTATACAATCAAATGGATGTTTCTGGTCAAAGTTTAGCACAGGCTTTGGCTGACCCCGTGTTGGCGAGTGTGGCAGCGACGCCACTTCCTGTTTTCTTGTGCCCCTCAGATCCAAAACCTGCCATAAATGATTCGCGTCGGATTAGAGATTCTGCTAATCAACCTCATTTTCTGGCGGGATCTAACTATGTAGGAAGCTCGGGGCATAATATGGCGAGAATGGTAGAACCAGTTGGTACGGAATTCTGGAATCGCCCTACAGGGGTCTTTTTCAAAAACAGCAATGTACGGATACGCGATATTATCGATGGGACAAGTAATACCATTCTTGTGGGAGAACGTGTTTACGGGAAGCTTCCCGTAGCAGCATCAAATAATGGAAGATCAGGAAGTGCATTTGGAGCTTCAGGTTCGACAGGTGATTGGAGAGGGATTCCTGATGTGAGCTTTGCAGCCGGTGTTCCAATGAATGATCCATTGCACTGGGCTTTTGACCGTGCAACTTCCAGTCAGCATGTCGGAGGCCTTCATTTCCTCCTCTGTGATGGATCGGTTCGTTTTGTGAGTGAGAATGTGAATCAAGGTGGTGGAGGTTGGGGGCACGATAACGCTATCTACGAGTTGTTATGTGCTATTAACGATGCTGAAGTGATCGGTGAATTCTAG
- a CDS encoding carboxypeptidase regulatory-like domain-containing protein encodes MSCANRFVLFSLLFLFFQVGCGDRGDRPELAYVSGTVTLDGNPVESARIIFMPTEGSAPRGAIGVSDTEGKYELIYINEKGCPPGKFKVAITTRGQKYDDEGNFVGAREESIPAKYHNENKTKLTANISLDDENVVDFSLKSE; translated from the coding sequence ATGTCTTGCGCCAATCGCTTTGTTTTATTCTCGTTACTATTTCTGTTTTTCCAGGTTGGTTGTGGTGATCGTGGTGACCGCCCCGAACTCGCATATGTTTCGGGAACCGTTACACTCGATGGAAATCCTGTAGAATCTGCGAGGATCATTTTCATGCCCACCGAGGGGAGCGCACCGCGGGGCGCAATCGGGGTCAGTGATACTGAGGGAAAGTACGAATTGATCTATATCAATGAAAAAGGGTGCCCCCCTGGAAAGTTCAAAGTAGCCATCACGACGCGCGGACAAAAATATGATGATGAAGGGAATTTTGTTGGCGCGCGGGAAGAATCGATCCCGGCGAAATATCACAACGAAAATAAAACTAAGTTGACGGCCAACATTTCTCTGGATGATGAGAACGTGGTCGATTTTTCCTTAAAATCAGAATAG
- a CDS encoding alpha-L-fucosidase: MPSSWVIQVLILSSLIGLASSEANAHDKQQPILSESVLLEKIKAIAHKGPFQPDWNSLEKYKIPMWYQDAKFGIFIHWGAYSVPAFGSEWYPRWMYIDKKTWRGNTYAHHAKTYGLHKDFGYKNFIPLLTGDNFNAAQWVKLFKDAGARYVVPVAEHHDGFAMYDSNLTRWNAVDMGPKRDIIGLLEKETRKAGLKFGVSSHRAFNWAYFPRKPHFDNVNPHYFDLYGRDHEFLYADDVYDLSKPWPPQDMAFKNHWLARTGELVEKYHPDLIWFDFGISPIWVKSYDTNPFQKHLKKFAAYYYNDAAKNHQEVVLNYKLNAFPESAAVLDIERGKLAGIRPLLWQTDTSVSFNSWGHIRDQHYKPVNLIVDDLVDIVSKNGVLLLNVCPKPDGSIPQMEQNMLRKIGEWLKMNGEAIYETRPWLTYGEGPSVTIEGEKQEEKNKGFTAQDIRFTTRGDTLYAIILGWPEERQVLIKSLAKNDNGTLKKVRRIKLLGSEDSVKWKQTSTSLKVTLPEKSPCDFAVVLKIE, from the coding sequence ATGCCCTCTTCATGGGTCATTCAGGTTCTAATTTTATCTTCACTCATTGGCTTGGCTTCGTCTGAGGCCAATGCGCATGATAAGCAGCAGCCGATTCTCTCAGAAAGCGTACTTCTTGAGAAGATTAAAGCCATTGCTCACAAAGGCCCCTTTCAACCTGATTGGAACTCTCTCGAAAAATACAAGATTCCAATGTGGTATCAGGATGCCAAGTTTGGAATTTTTATTCATTGGGGGGCTTACAGTGTGCCCGCTTTTGGAAGTGAGTGGTATCCCCGCTGGATGTATATCGATAAAAAAACATGGCGTGGAAATACTTATGCACATCATGCCAAAACCTATGGTCTCCACAAGGATTTTGGTTATAAAAATTTCATTCCCTTATTAACGGGAGATAATTTTAACGCGGCGCAGTGGGTGAAACTCTTCAAAGATGCGGGAGCACGCTATGTAGTGCCAGTCGCAGAACACCATGATGGTTTCGCTATGTACGATAGTAATCTGACGCGTTGGAATGCAGTCGACATGGGGCCTAAGCGAGATATCATTGGCTTACTTGAAAAAGAAACTCGCAAAGCGGGTCTGAAATTTGGGGTTTCCAGTCATCGGGCCTTTAACTGGGCGTACTTTCCACGTAAGCCACATTTTGATAATGTTAATCCTCACTATTTTGATCTGTATGGTCGTGATCATGAATTTCTATACGCGGATGATGTGTATGACTTGAGTAAACCCTGGCCTCCACAGGACATGGCATTTAAAAACCATTGGCTCGCCCGTACGGGTGAACTAGTAGAAAAATATCATCCTGATCTGATCTGGTTTGATTTTGGGATTTCTCCGATCTGGGTGAAATCCTATGACACCAATCCGTTTCAAAAACACCTCAAAAAATTTGCTGCGTACTACTACAACGATGCAGCAAAAAATCATCAAGAGGTTGTGCTGAATTATAAATTGAACGCATTTCCGGAAAGCGCAGCTGTGTTGGATATCGAACGCGGCAAGCTGGCAGGGATTCGCCCGCTACTTTGGCAAACGGATACTTCTGTCAGCTTTAATTCCTGGGGACATATCCGTGATCAACACTACAAACCTGTGAATTTAATCGTAGATGATCTGGTTGATATCGTCTCAAAAAATGGAGTGTTGCTTCTCAATGTGTGTCCCAAACCTGATGGCAGCATTCCCCAGATGGAACAGAACATGTTACGAAAAATTGGCGAATGGCTGAAAATGAATGGAGAAGCAATTTATGAAACACGTCCCTGGTTAACTTATGGAGAAGGGCCCAGCGTGACCATCGAAGGGGAAAAACAGGAAGAGAAAAACAAGGGATTTACTGCCCAGGATATTCGCTTCACCACTCGAGGCGATACTCTCTATGCCATAATTCTTGGTTGGCCAGAAGAACGACAGGTTTTGATCAAATCTTTGGCGAAGAATGATAATGGTACTCTGAAGAAAGTCAGAAGGATTAAGCTGCTTGGCTCTGAAGATTCGGTGAAGTGGAAGCAAACCAGCACTTCTTTGAAAGTGACCTTACCTGAAAAAAGTCCTTGTGATTTTGCTGTGGTACTAAAAATTGAATAG